A stretch of DNA from Campylobacter gracilis:
TGCTCGTTCATCACGCCCGTGCCCGGAGGCGTGGGGCCGATGACGATTGCGATGCTTTTGAGCAATACGATAAAATCGGCGAAAAATCGCTTAAGACAAAGAGCCTAAATGAAAATACTAAGCAAAATTTATCACTTTTTATCAAGTTGGACGGGGACGGTCATCGTCGTTTTATTCGTCATTCTTTTTGTTGCGCAAGCCTTCGTGATCCCCAGCGGATCGATGCGCACTACGCTTTTGGAGGGCGATTTTTTATTCGTTAAAAAATTTAGCTACGGCATCCCGACCCCGCATATTCCCTTTGTGGAGTGGCAGGTGGCTCCTGATAGCGACGGCGACGGGCATATCATCCGCGGCGAGGGTCCGAAGCGCGGTGATATCGTGGTTTTTCGCTATCCGCTTAATGAAAAAATGCACTTTGTAAAGCGAAATTTTGCCGTAGGCGGCGACGAGGTGATATTTGATCTGAATAATTTCTACCTTCGTCCGCATGAAGGAGATGAGTTCATTGCCGCGAACTATGATGCTCGCGACATTGTGATTTTGGGCGGCGAAAAATATGTTAAAGAGCCGTATAAGTTCAAAGGCATCCACTACGACACTAATGCTAGGAACTCGATGCTAACAAATGTCAAAATCGCACTTGAGAAAGGTGAGCTTTCTATGAAGCCCATTAGTTTAAGTGAAATTCCTCATAGCTTCGAAGCTGCGGGGATAAGCTTCAATGCCTTTTACATCAAAGTGCCGCAGGATGAGTATTTTATGATAGGCGATAATCGAAATAATTCCGCCGATAGCCGCTTTTGGGGTCCGGTACCTTATCGTCTGATCGTTGGCAAGCCGTGGTTTACATATTTTAGTATCGATGCCGATCGCAAGATCCGCTGGGAGCGAATCGGACGCTTCGTCGATACCTTGCAAAACGACGAAAGCCTAATCTATGAGCAAAAATAAGGAGCGGCAATGCAAATAAATAAAATTTTCATAGCGAGCGATCATGCGGGCTTTCGTGCCAAAGAACAAGCTAAAAAAGCGCTCGCCGCTTTAGGTTACGAAGCGGTCGACCTTGGCACGCATAGTGCCGAAGTGAGCGTGGACTATCCCGATTTTGCGGGCACGTTGGCGGATAAAATTTTAGCCGAATGTGAAGCCTGCGCGCGAAGTAGAAATTTTAAAGAAAATAACGACAAAAATTCCGCTGCAGCCGCGGAAAATTCTGAAGCGGGCGGCAGTGAAAATTTCGGCGCAAGTATAAACGGCTGCGGAAATTTTAACGACGCCGTACAATGTAGCGAGAAAAATGAAAATTTTAACGTTATAAAAAACGCTAGTCGTCAAAATTTTAACGCTAGCGGAAGCATGACTACCTGCGTAAATGCAGCCGTAAGCCAGAATGCAAACAAAGATAAAATTTTAAATTCCACCGACTACGGCATTTACGGCGTTTTGATTTGCGGTAC
This window harbors:
- the lepB gene encoding signal peptidase I; translation: MKILSKIYHFLSSWTGTVIVVLFVILFVAQAFVIPSGSMRTTLLEGDFLFVKKFSYGIPTPHIPFVEWQVAPDSDGDGHIIRGEGPKRGDIVVFRYPLNEKMHFVKRNFAVGGDEVIFDLNNFYLRPHEGDEFIAANYDARDIVILGGEKYVKEPYKFKGIHYDTNARNSMLTNVKIALEKGELSMKPISLSEIPHSFEAAGISFNAFYIKVPQDEYFMIGDNRNNSADSRFWGPVPYRLIVGKPWFTYFSIDADRKIRWERIGRFVDTLQNDESLIYEQK